A region of Thermobifida halotolerans DNA encodes the following proteins:
- a CDS encoding Rho termination factor N-terminal domain-containing protein, producing the protein MAEHQNPHAQHGDQRVEALREKYGDLANLTVDELQERARQQGVKSPSGLRKEELLETLTGKGR; encoded by the coding sequence ATGGCCGAGCACCAGAACCCGCACGCCCAGCACGGTGACCAGCGTGTGGAGGCGCTGCGGGAGAAGTACGGCGACCTCGCCAACCTCACCGTCGACGAACTGCAGGAGCGAGCGCGCCAGCAGGGCGTCAAGTCGCCGTCCGGCCTGCGCAAGGAGGAACTGCTCGAAACCCTCACCGGCAAGGGACGCTGA
- a CDS encoding Rho termination factor N-terminal domain-containing protein, with amino-acid sequence MAKEQNSENARAQHGDRRLEEKRGKYGDLANLTVEQLQQRAEEQGIQGRSGMRKEELLEALSGGSR; translated from the coding sequence GTGGCCAAGGAGCAGAACAGCGAGAACGCTCGCGCCCAGCACGGTGACCGCCGTCTTGAGGAGAAACGCGGGAAGTACGGCGACCTCGCGAACCTGACCGTGGAGCAGCTCCAGCAGCGCGCCGAGGAGCAGGGCATCCAGGGCCGCTCCGGGATGCGCAAGGAGGAGCTGCTCGAAGCCCTCTCCGGCGGCAGCAGGTAG
- a CDS encoding TIGR03885 family FMN-dependent LLM class oxidoreductase, producing MEIGFHASHEQFPPSRLLGLARRAEAAGFAAVLSSDHVAPWSERQGQSGFAWTWLGAAMAQTSLPYGVVTAVGGRYHPVVVAQAVATLAEMFPGRFAVALGSGQALNEHVTGQMWPRKPVRNARLRECADIVRRLLAGRTVDHDGLVTVRAARVHTLPERRPPLLAAALTPQTAREVASWADGLVTVNAPLDRLRQVIDAFREGGGEGRPVHVQVHLSWAENEELVRAQAVDQWRLNALPPMLNEELELPEQFDAATAHIPGEALRSSVVMSADPRRHAEVLASYADLGVERVYLHQVGLDQERFLDVFGERVLTEVNA from the coding sequence ATGGAGATCGGGTTCCACGCCTCCCACGAGCAGTTCCCGCCGTCACGGCTGCTGGGTCTCGCCCGCCGGGCCGAGGCGGCGGGGTTCGCCGCGGTGCTCTCCTCCGACCACGTCGCCCCGTGGAGTGAGCGGCAGGGGCAGTCCGGGTTCGCCTGGACGTGGCTGGGCGCGGCGATGGCGCAGACCTCCCTGCCGTACGGCGTCGTCACAGCCGTCGGAGGCAGGTACCACCCGGTTGTCGTCGCGCAGGCCGTCGCCACGCTCGCGGAGATGTTCCCGGGGCGCTTCGCCGTGGCACTCGGCTCCGGACAGGCGCTCAACGAGCACGTGACCGGGCAGATGTGGCCCCGCAAACCGGTGCGCAACGCGCGGCTGCGGGAGTGCGCCGACATCGTGCGGCGGCTTCTGGCAGGGCGGACGGTCGACCACGACGGCCTGGTGACGGTGCGGGCCGCGCGCGTCCACACCCTGCCCGAACGGCGGCCGCCCCTGCTGGCCGCGGCACTCACCCCGCAGACCGCACGCGAGGTGGCGTCCTGGGCGGACGGGCTCGTCACGGTCAACGCACCCCTGGACCGGCTCCGTCAGGTCATCGACGCGTTCCGCGAGGGCGGCGGCGAGGGCAGGCCGGTCCACGTGCAGGTGCACCTGTCGTGGGCCGAGAACGAGGAACTGGTCCGCGCGCAGGCCGTGGACCAGTGGCGCCTCAACGCCCTCCCACCGATGCTGAACGAGGAACTGGAACTGCCCGAGCAGTTCGACGCCGCCACGGCACACATTCCCGGCGAGGCGCTGCGCAGCAGCGTCGTCATGTCCGCCGATCCCCGTCGGCACGCGGAGGTACTGGCCTCCTACGCCGACCTGGGGGTCGAACGTGTCTACCTGCACCAGGTCGGCCTGGACCAGGAGCGCTTCCTCGACGTCTTCGGCGAGCGGGTGCTCACCGAGGTGAACGCCTGA
- a CDS encoding alpha/beta hydrolase has protein sequence MSVPEEAPAHRAPEENTRHGRLAARPSPAPAAPWPPGVHPVAGGALLRVPAAPGPHRLAVVLHGAGGTAEQALEWLAPHAEDARLLLLAPRAADSTWDVIVGGYGPDVVRIDAALAEVFARFAAVPSGVAVAGFSDGASYALSLGVANGDLFGAVLAFSPGFSAPLLRHGRPRIFVSHGVGDRVLPVNTCSRRLVPDLEEAGYPVTYREFPGGHEVPPEVAAEAIRWWSADGEPTP, from the coding sequence ATGTCGGTTCCGGAAGAGGCTCCCGCCCACCGGGCACCGGAGGAGAACACGCGACACGGCCGACTGGCCGCCCGTCCGTCCCCCGCCCCGGCGGCTCCGTGGCCCCCGGGCGTCCACCCCGTGGCCGGAGGCGCGCTGCTGCGCGTTCCCGCCGCCCCGGGACCGCACCGGCTGGCCGTGGTCCTGCACGGTGCGGGCGGTACCGCCGAGCAGGCCCTGGAGTGGCTGGCCCCGCACGCCGAGGACGCGCGGCTGCTGCTGCTCGCCCCGCGGGCCGCCGACTCGACGTGGGACGTGATCGTGGGCGGCTACGGTCCCGACGTGGTCCGGATCGACGCGGCGCTGGCGGAGGTCTTCGCGCGCTTCGCGGCGGTTCCGTCCGGGGTGGCGGTGGCCGGGTTCTCCGACGGCGCCTCCTACGCGCTGTCGCTGGGCGTGGCCAACGGGGACCTCTTCGGCGCGGTGCTCGCCTTCTCCCCCGGCTTCTCGGCCCCGCTGCTGCGCCACGGCCGTCCCCGGATCTTCGTCTCGCACGGCGTCGGCGACCGGGTGCTGCCCGTCAACACGTGCAGCCGCCGCCTCGTCCCCGACCTGGAGGAGGCCGGATATCCGGTCACCTACCGGGAGTTTCCCGGCGGCCACGAGGTTCCGCCCGAGGTGGCCGCCGAAGCGATCCGGTGGTGGTCGGCCGACGGGGAGCCGACTCCTTGA
- a CDS encoding carbamoyltransferase C-terminal domain-containing protein, translating to MLVVGIKPGHDGSMAVIEDGELTLALESEKDSFARHWHLAPTTLLRVAERVGRIPDVVALGGWRVVGGSGHRSVGVGYHDPNRTQQRRMRFFGGETTYFSSSHVRSHIMSAIGMAPRKTHPQQAVLVWEGITGGFYLVDDGFRVVREIPVLTEPGARYAFLFAVADPAFPDHGAIPDLAVSGKLMALAAYGDADSADERITEAVERILAVDTIYPAPKASFRDAPFHNAGVESEAAKTAAALLNRRIFEVFADAAKEHLPPGLPLRVAGGCGLNCDWNTLWRRSGYFSSVFVPPCPNDSGSAIGTAIDALCAATGDPHVDWSVYSGLEFEWDADPDPRTWTRTPLDHGALADAIAAGDVVAWVRGRWEIGPRALGNRSILAEPFRAATRDRLNTIKQRESYRPIAPCCRAEDTGRVFVEDFADPYMLYFRRLRSPDVRAVTHVDGTARAQTVRREDNAPLHALLSAFAARHGVGVLCNTSLNFKGMGFINRMSDLVEFCEARGLDGMVVDGVWFRRGDRAPAVGPAAAG from the coding sequence ATGCTGGTGGTGGGAATCAAACCCGGCCATGACGGGTCGATGGCGGTGATCGAGGATGGGGAACTGACGCTGGCGCTGGAGTCGGAGAAGGACTCCTTCGCACGCCACTGGCACCTGGCCCCCACGACACTGCTCCGGGTGGCCGAGCGGGTCGGCAGGATTCCCGACGTCGTCGCCCTGGGCGGATGGCGCGTGGTGGGCGGCTCCGGACACCGGTCCGTCGGTGTCGGCTACCACGACCCCAACCGCACCCAGCAGCGGCGGATGCGGTTCTTCGGCGGGGAGACGACCTACTTCTCCTCCTCCCACGTCCGCTCGCACATCATGTCGGCGATCGGGATGGCGCCGCGGAAGACGCACCCGCAGCAGGCCGTCCTCGTCTGGGAGGGCATCACCGGCGGCTTCTACTTGGTGGACGACGGCTTCCGCGTCGTCCGCGAGATCCCGGTCCTCACTGAGCCGGGAGCGCGCTACGCGTTCCTGTTCGCCGTCGCCGATCCGGCGTTCCCCGACCACGGGGCGATCCCCGACCTCGCCGTCAGCGGAAAACTCATGGCGCTGGCCGCCTACGGCGACGCCGACTCCGCCGACGAGCGGATCACGGAGGCGGTGGAGCGCATCCTCGCGGTCGACACCATCTACCCCGCCCCCAAGGCGTCCTTCCGCGACGCCCCCTTCCACAACGCGGGAGTGGAGTCGGAGGCCGCCAAGACCGCCGCGGCACTGCTGAACCGGCGGATCTTTGAGGTGTTCGCCGACGCGGCCAAGGAGCACCTGCCGCCCGGCCTGCCGCTGCGCGTCGCGGGAGGCTGCGGCCTCAACTGCGACTGGAACACGCTGTGGCGCAGGTCCGGCTACTTCTCGTCGGTGTTCGTCCCGCCGTGCCCCAACGACTCGGGGTCGGCGATCGGCACCGCGATCGACGCGCTGTGCGCGGCCACCGGCGACCCCCACGTCGACTGGAGCGTCTACAGCGGCCTGGAGTTCGAGTGGGACGCCGACCCGGATCCCCGCACCTGGACCAGGACCCCGCTGGACCACGGCGCGCTCGCGGACGCGATCGCCGCCGGAGACGTCGTCGCCTGGGTGCGCGGCAGGTGGGAGATCGGTCCGCGGGCGCTGGGCAACCGGTCGATCCTCGCCGAACCCTTCCGCGCGGCCACCCGCGACCGGCTCAACACGATCAAGCAGCGTGAGAGCTACCGCCCCATCGCGCCGTGCTGCCGCGCAGAGGACACGGGACGGGTCTTCGTCGAGGACTTCGCCGACCCGTACATGCTCTACTTCCGCAGGCTGCGCTCCCCCGACGTGCGGGCGGTCACGCACGTCGACGGGACGGCGCGGGCACAGACCGTGCGCCGCGAGGACAACGCGCCGCTGCACGCGCTGCTCTCGGCGTTCGCCGCACGCCACGGCGTGGGCGTCCTGTGCAACACGTCGTTGAACTTCAAGGGCATGGGCTTCATCAACCGCATGTCCGACCTGGTCGAGTTCTGCGAGGCCCGCGGCCTGGACGGCATGGTGGTCGACGGCGTCTGGTTCCGCCGCGGCGACCGCGCCCCCGCCGTCGGGCCCGCGGCGGCGGGATGA
- a CDS encoding GNAT family N-acetyltransferase: MARAVAALREEIALRREHGAHYRYTGYVLRPDTAAQNGAAGPATWTVRAEAPGDAAAVRDIHLAAFPTAEEADLVDALRGDADAWIPGLSLVVQAPDGALVGHVLFTRCHVDGHPALALAPCAVLPAHQRRGAGTSAIRAGLAAARARGENLVLVLGHADYYPRFGFAPASRWGIRPPFEVPDEAMMGLALDPTRPVPSGVIAYPAAFGV; the protein is encoded by the coding sequence ATGGCCCGGGCCGTCGCCGCGCTGCGGGAGGAGATCGCCCTGCGGCGCGAGCACGGCGCGCACTACCGCTACACCGGCTACGTCCTGCGCCCCGACACCGCGGCGCAGAACGGTGCGGCCGGGCCCGCCACCTGGACCGTCCGCGCCGAGGCCCCCGGGGACGCCGCCGCGGTCCGGGACATCCACCTGGCCGCCTTCCCCACCGCCGAGGAGGCCGACCTGGTCGACGCCCTGCGCGGCGACGCCGACGCGTGGATTCCCGGTCTGTCCCTGGTGGTCCAGGCTCCTGACGGCGCCCTCGTCGGGCACGTCCTGTTCACCCGCTGCCACGTGGACGGCCACCCCGCGCTGGCGCTCGCCCCCTGCGCGGTGCTGCCCGCCCACCAGCGCAGGGGCGCGGGAACCTCCGCCATTCGCGCCGGTCTGGCGGCCGCCCGCGCCAGGGGCGAGAACCTCGTTCTCGTCCTCGGGCACGCCGACTACTACCCGAGGTTCGGGTTCGCTCCGGCCTCGCGCTGGGGCATCCGCCCGCCCTTCGAGGTTCCCGACGAGGCGATGATGGGCCTCGCCCTGGACCCGACCCGTCCCGTCCCCTCCGGCGTCATCGCCTATCCGGCCGCGTTCGGGGTCTGA
- a CDS encoding saccharopine dehydrogenase family protein, with protein MNRVVVIGGYGAVGREAATALTRLLPGATVVVAGRHPDRARPVPGTEALRLDASDPADVARAVAGADAVLMCVDRDNPRVARTCLEGGVHYLDVSADHRLLSAVRALDGLARERGAAALLSVGLVPGVTNLLAKHCVARSGAREVRVGVLLGAGEEHGPAALDWTLDGLAGPPGSWREDFPPPHGRRTVRRFPFSDQYTLPDTLGIEDARTGLCLDSRAATALLAAGGRPAVARLLRHPRIRGVLLAVLGGLHVGGDGFAVTAVAGTARAAFGGHRQSRATGLAAALLARRLPDLPAGVRHVEQAVDPVEFLTELAAHGFTLDLGE; from the coding sequence GTGAACCGCGTCGTCGTCATCGGCGGATACGGTGCCGTCGGCCGCGAGGCCGCCACCGCGCTCACCCGGCTCCTGCCCGGCGCGACGGTTGTCGTCGCCGGACGCCACCCGGACCGGGCCCGACCGGTCCCCGGAACCGAGGCGCTGCGCCTGGACGCCTCCGACCCGGCCGACGTGGCCCGGGCCGTGGCGGGCGCCGACGCCGTCCTCATGTGCGTCGACCGGGACAACCCCCGGGTGGCCCGGACCTGTCTGGAAGGGGGCGTCCACTACCTGGACGTCTCTGCCGACCACCGCCTGCTCTCAGCGGTCCGCGCCCTCGACGGCCTGGCCCGGGAGCGCGGAGCGGCGGCACTGCTCAGCGTCGGCCTGGTGCCCGGGGTGACCAACCTGCTGGCCAAGCACTGCGTCGCCCGCTCGGGGGCGCGGGAGGTGCGCGTCGGCGTGCTGCTGGGCGCGGGCGAGGAGCACGGCCCCGCGGCCCTCGACTGGACCCTGGACGGCCTGGCCGGACCGCCCGGCTCGTGGCGCGAGGACTTCCCCCCGCCCCACGGGCGGCGCACCGTCCGCCGGTTCCCCTTCTCCGACCAGTACACCCTGCCCGACACGCTCGGGATCGAGGACGCCCGGACCGGGCTGTGCCTGGACTCGCGCGCCGCCACCGCGCTGCTCGCGGCGGGCGGTCGACCCGCGGTCGCCCGTCTGCTGCGGCACCCCCGGATACGCGGCGTCCTCCTGGCCGTGCTGGGCGGGCTCCACGTCGGCGGCGACGGGTTCGCCGTGACCGCCGTCGCCGGGACGGCGCGGGCGGCGTTCGGCGGGCACCGGCAGAGCCGCGCCACCGGCCTGGCCGCCGCGCTCCTCGCCCGGCGGCTGCCCGACCTGCCCGCCGGAGTGCGGCACGTCGAGCAGGCCGTCGATCCCGTCGAGTTCCTCACCGAGCTCGCGGCCCACGGTTTCACCCTCGACCTCGGCGAGTAG
- a CDS encoding TetR/AcrR family transcriptional regulator: MSETSQPAPRRPSRAATDRGDGRAARARATRARILAAATRLFTASGYTATSIGAIAAEAGVGEQTVYYSFGTKRAVLTRALDVAVAGDDAPVPTLERPWVRAALDTPDPAEQVRLQVAGAGDIHLRAAPLLDVVRSAAATDPDLAEVWNTNVEQRHTVQRVLAEALARKAPLRGGMGVDDAADIALALLSPETYHLLVRVRGWTHERWRSWAADALLRQLLDTSR, from the coding sequence ATGAGTGAGACGTCACAACCGGCTCCGCGCCGCCCGTCCCGCGCGGCCACCGACCGCGGAGACGGACGCGCCGCCCGTGCCCGGGCCACCCGCGCCCGCATCCTCGCCGCGGCCACCCGACTGTTCACCGCCTCCGGCTACACCGCCACGAGCATCGGCGCCATCGCCGCCGAGGCGGGGGTCGGCGAGCAGACCGTGTACTACTCCTTCGGCACCAAGCGCGCCGTCCTCACCCGCGCCCTCGACGTGGCCGTGGCCGGCGACGACGCCCCGGTCCCCACGCTGGAGCGGCCGTGGGTGCGCGCCGCACTGGACACCCCCGACCCCGCCGAGCAGGTCCGACTGCAGGTGGCCGGGGCGGGCGACATCCACCTGCGCGCCGCGCCACTGCTGGACGTGGTGCGCAGTGCCGCGGCCACCGACCCCGACCTGGCCGAGGTCTGGAACACCAACGTCGAGCAGCGGCACACCGTCCAACGCGTCCTCGCCGAGGCGCTGGCGCGCAAGGCGCCGCTGCGCGGCGGCATGGGCGTCGACGACGCCGCCGACATCGCCCTGGCGCTGCTGAGTCCGGAGACCTACCACCTGCTGGTGCGCGTGCGGGGCTGGACGCACGAGCGCTGGCGGTCGTGGGCCGCCGACGCGCTCCTGCGCCAACTGCTCGACACATCCCGTTGA
- a CDS encoding zinc ribbon domain-containing protein: MRGGESQACPVVRTFTCDACGLVVDRDHNAARNLAAWVASTTGTGVAGDRDTPVSKPRRADPKTRTPRPGLRAGAGRAGGAEPRARKEARDRRQDTQPPLW, translated from the coding sequence ATGCGGGGCGGCGAAAGCCAGGCTTGCCCTGTCGTGCGCACCTTCACCTGCGACGCCTGTGGCCTGGTGGTGGATCGGGACCACAACGCCGCACGGAACCTCGCCGCTTGGGTGGCCAGCACGACCGGTACCGGAGTGGCCGGAGACCGGGACACGCCAGTGTCGAAGCCTCGCAGAGCCGACCCTAAGACCCGCACTCCCCGCCCCGGCCTGAGGGCCGGGGCGGGGCGGGCCGGTGGCGCAGAACCGCGTGCGCGGAAGGAAGCGAGAGACCGTCGTCAGGACACCCAACCCCCGTTGTGGTGA
- a CDS encoding AEC family transporter, translating into MGVGPLLSTLVPLFAIVLIGYLASYFGSFQGNAQKAINDFVFYIALPALLFGAVVNSGLSDGISWAFIGANLTNLVIGSVIGLLGGLALFRRELPRALTTSMLAGYGNVAYLGVPLLVSAVGAQAALPVALGQLIHNMFFMVFYPLCVTLAVRRSRVVNAAKQRGRAEGAVAVEERSPAPGGESTGRAIFRSVVLNPVSLSVVAGLLFALLGLRLPGPVADTVEMLGGAAAPGALFAVGLTLRRAVTALQEGSVSPTELGFTVAVKLAVMPLVAVGLVTWVFSMPEVWAFTTVVMCGLPNAATAYVLAQQKESGAQQAAAAVVVTSVLSLITIPLVAVVA; encoded by the coding sequence ATGGGGGTCGGACCGCTGCTGTCGACGCTGGTCCCGCTGTTCGCCATCGTCCTCATCGGATACCTGGCCAGCTATTTCGGGTCCTTCCAGGGCAACGCCCAGAAGGCCATCAACGACTTCGTCTTCTACATAGCCCTGCCCGCGCTGCTGTTCGGGGCGGTCGTCAACTCCGGACTGTCCGACGGGATCTCGTGGGCGTTCATCGGGGCGAACCTCACCAACCTGGTCATCGGATCGGTGATCGGACTGCTCGGCGGTCTGGCGCTGTTCCGCCGGGAACTGCCCCGGGCGCTGACGACGTCGATGCTCGCGGGCTACGGAAACGTCGCCTACCTCGGCGTCCCGCTGCTGGTGAGCGCGGTCGGGGCGCAGGCGGCGCTGCCCGTGGCGCTGGGGCAGCTCATACACAACATGTTCTTCATGGTCTTCTACCCCCTGTGCGTCACCCTGGCCGTGCGGCGCTCGCGCGTGGTGAACGCGGCGAAGCAGCGCGGACGGGCAGAAGGCGCGGTGGCGGTCGAAGAGCGCTCCCCCGCCCCCGGAGGCGAGAGCACGGGACGGGCCATCTTCCGCAGCGTCGTCCTCAACCCGGTCAGCCTGTCGGTGGTCGCCGGCCTGCTCTTCGCTCTCCTCGGCCTGCGGTTGCCGGGCCCGGTGGCCGACACGGTCGAGATGCTCGGCGGTGCCGCGGCGCCCGGAGCGCTCTTCGCGGTCGGACTCACCCTGCGCCGGGCCGTGACGGCGCTCCAGGAGGGCAGCGTGAGCCCGACCGAACTGGGGTTCACCGTGGCGGTGAAGCTCGCCGTCATGCCGCTCGTCGCGGTCGGCCTGGTCACGTGGGTCTTCTCCATGCCCGAGGTGTGGGCGTTCACCACCGTCGTGATGTGCGGACTGCCCAACGCCGCGACCGCCTACGTCCTGGCGCAGCAGAAGGAGTCCGGAGCCCAGCAGGCCGCCGCGGCGGTGGTCGTCACCAGTGTGCTCTCACTGATCACCATTCCGCTCGTCGCCGTGGTCGCCTGA
- a CDS encoding MTH1187 family thiamine-binding protein, whose protein sequence is MLVAFSVSPLDIGESVGAAVARAVKVVRDSGLPNRTDAMFTTVEGEWDEVMRVVKEAVQAAGEGSGRVTLVLKADIRPNVTDALDGKVASVEAHLRTM, encoded by the coding sequence ATGCTCGTCGCGTTCTCCGTGAGCCCGCTCGACATCGGCGAGTCCGTGGGAGCGGCTGTCGCCCGAGCCGTGAAGGTCGTGCGCGACAGCGGACTGCCCAACCGCACCGACGCGATGTTCACCACCGTGGAAGGCGAGTGGGACGAGGTCATGAGGGTCGTCAAGGAGGCGGTCCAGGCGGCCGGAGAGGGATCCGGCAGGGTCACCCTGGTCCTCAAGGCCGACATCCGTCCGAACGTGACCGACGCGCTCGACGGCAAGGTCGCCTCGGTCGAGGCGCACCTGCGCACCATGTGA
- a CDS encoding fumarylacetoacetate hydrolase family protein, protein MRLMRVGRAGAEIPAVYAGKDQYIDVSDLVEDFDAAFFEAGGSALLADPVAERLAAGASRPLAGQRVGAPVARPHQILCIGLNYTDHAQATGQSLPEEPVLATKAPNTLTGPEDPLVLPRGSTRTDWEVELGVVVGRRVSYLPDERAAEEAIAGYVLVNDVTERFLQFERGGQWSKGKSAATFNPCGPYLVTRDELPDVSDVGLWLEVNGQRRQHGSTRNMVFSPAHLVYYLSQFMVLEPGDLINTGTPAGTGMSSDPPSYLAPGDVVELGGDPLGTQRHTVVASP, encoded by the coding sequence ATGCGTCTTATGCGCGTAGGCCGCGCCGGCGCGGAGATCCCGGCCGTGTACGCCGGGAAGGACCAATACATCGACGTCTCCGACCTCGTCGAGGACTTCGACGCGGCCTTCTTCGAGGCGGGTGGGTCCGCCCTGCTCGCGGACCCCGTCGCCGAACGGCTGGCCGCGGGGGCGTCCCGGCCCCTGGCGGGGCAGCGGGTGGGCGCGCCCGTCGCGCGCCCCCACCAGATCCTGTGCATCGGGCTGAACTACACCGACCACGCGCAGGCGACCGGGCAGAGCCTGCCGGAGGAGCCGGTGCTCGCCACGAAGGCCCCCAACACCCTGACGGGCCCCGAGGACCCCCTGGTCCTCCCCCGCGGCTCGACCAGGACCGACTGGGAGGTGGAGCTCGGCGTCGTCGTCGGCCGCCGCGTGAGCTACCTGCCCGACGAGCGGGCCGCGGAGGAGGCGATCGCCGGATACGTGCTCGTCAACGACGTCACCGAGCGGTTCCTCCAGTTCGAACGCGGCGGGCAGTGGAGCAAGGGCAAGTCCGCGGCCACGTTCAACCCGTGCGGCCCCTACCTGGTGACCCGGGACGAGCTCCCCGACGTCTCGGACGTGGGCCTGTGGCTGGAGGTGAACGGGCAGCGCAGGCAGCACGGGTCCACCAGGAACATGGTCTTCTCCCCCGCCCACCTCGTGTACTACCTCAGCCAGTTCATGGTGCTGGAACCCGGTGACCTGATCAACACGGGAACGCCGGCGGGCACGGGGATGTCCTCCGATCCGCCCTCCTACCTCGCCCCCGGTGACGTGGTGGAGCTGGGGGGCGACCCGTTGGGGACGCAGCGCCACACGGTCGTCGCGTCTCCGTGA